From a region of the Dickeya poaceiphila genome:
- the rep gene encoding DNA helicase Rep produces the protein MRMNPSQQHAVEFVTGPCLVLAGAGSGKTRVITQKIAHLIRSCGYQARHIAAVTFTNKAAREMKERVAQTLGRQETRGLLIATFHTLGLEIIKREYAALGMKSNFSLFDDQDQLALLKELTELWLQNDKDLLQQLVSTLSNWKNDLIDPAQATALARSERDRLFAHCYRLYDEHLRACNVLDFDDLILLPTLLLKRNEEVRERWQNCLRYLLVDEYQDTNTSQYELVKLLVGSRARFTVVGDDDQSIYSWRGARPQNLSLLQQDFPQLQVIKLEQNYRSSGRILKAANILIANNPHVFEKRLYSELGYGEELKIITANNEDHEAERVVGELIAHHFIRKTQYGDYAILYRGNHQSRLFEKVLMQNRIPYRISGGTSFFSRPEIKDLLAYLRVLTNPEDDSAFLRIVNTPKREIGPATLQKLGEWARQRNRSLFNASFDMGLSQTLSGRGLESLQRFTQWMGGMAQLAEQEPVKAVRDLLHGLDYESWLYETSPSPKAAEMRMKNVNTLFTWMTEMLEGSDLDEPMTLTQVVTRFTLRDMMERNEAEEELDQVQLMTLHASKGLEFPYVYLVGMEEGLLPHQTSIDEENVDEERRLAYVGITRAQKELTFTLCRERRQYGELIRPEPSRFLLELPQDDVIWETERKVTSPQERMQKGQNHLANLRAQLAKARDKN, from the coding sequence ATGCGCATGAATCCCAGCCAGCAACACGCTGTTGAGTTTGTGACCGGTCCCTGTCTGGTACTGGCCGGGGCTGGGTCGGGTAAAACCCGCGTGATTACCCAGAAGATCGCCCATTTGATCCGTAGTTGCGGTTATCAGGCACGCCATATCGCTGCGGTGACCTTTACCAACAAGGCCGCGCGGGAGATGAAAGAGCGTGTGGCGCAGACGCTGGGTCGCCAGGAAACCCGTGGCTTGCTGATTGCGACTTTCCATACGCTGGGGCTGGAGATCATCAAGCGTGAATACGCCGCGCTGGGCATGAAGTCCAACTTTTCGCTGTTTGACGATCAGGATCAGTTGGCGCTACTAAAAGAACTGACCGAGCTGTGGCTGCAAAATGACAAGGATTTGCTGCAACAGCTCGTGTCAACGTTGTCCAACTGGAAAAACGACCTGATTGATCCGGCACAGGCGACGGCGTTGGCACGCTCGGAGCGGGACCGGTTGTTCGCTCATTGCTACCGGTTGTATGACGAGCATCTGCGCGCCTGCAATGTGCTGGATTTTGATGACCTGATCCTGCTGCCGACATTGCTGCTCAAACGCAATGAAGAGGTACGCGAGCGCTGGCAGAACTGCCTGCGTTATTTGCTGGTGGACGAATATCAGGACACCAACACCAGCCAGTACGAACTGGTGAAGCTGCTGGTGGGCAGCCGGGCGCGTTTTACCGTAGTCGGCGATGACGACCAGTCGATTTACTCCTGGCGCGGTGCTCGCCCACAGAATTTGTCACTGTTGCAGCAGGATTTTCCGCAGTTGCAGGTGATTAAGCTGGAACAGAATTACCGCTCATCCGGACGTATTCTCAAAGCCGCTAATATTCTCATCGCCAACAACCCGCACGTGTTCGAAAAGCGCCTGTATTCCGAGCTGGGTTATGGTGAAGAGCTGAAAATCATCACCGCCAATAACGAAGACCATGAGGCTGAGCGGGTAGTGGGCGAGTTGATTGCCCACCACTTTATCCGCAAAACCCAGTATGGCGACTACGCCATTCTTTATCGCGGCAACCACCAGTCCCGGTTGTTTGAAAAGGTGCTGATGCAAAACCGCATCCCTTATCGCATTTCCGGCGGTACGTCGTTTTTCTCTCGCCCGGAAATCAAAGACCTGCTGGCTTATTTGCGTGTGCTGACCAATCCGGAAGACGACAGTGCGTTTCTGCGCATCGTCAATACGCCAAAACGCGAAATTGGTCCTGCGACACTGCAAAAACTCGGCGAGTGGGCCAGACAGCGTAATCGCAGCCTGTTTAATGCCAGCTTTGACATGGGGCTAAGCCAGACCCTGAGCGGGCGTGGGCTGGAGTCGTTGCAACGTTTCACGCAGTGGATGGGCGGCATGGCCCAGCTGGCGGAGCAGGAGCCGGTGAAGGCAGTGCGTGATTTGCTTCACGGTCTGGATTATGAAAGCTGGTTGTACGAAACCTCGCCCAGCCCGAAGGCGGCGGAAATGCGCATGAAAAACGTCAATACGCTGTTTACCTGGATGACGGAAATGCTTGAAGGCAGTGACCTTGACGAACCGATGACGCTGACTCAGGTGGTAACCCGGTTTACCCTGCGCGATATGATGGAGCGCAACGAAGCCGAAGAAGAACTGGATCAGGTGCAATTGATGACGCTACACGCCTCCAAAGGGTTGGAGTTCCCGTACGTGTATCTGGTGGGGATGGAAGAAGGGTTGTTGCCGCATCAGACCAGCATCGATGAGGAGAATGTCGATGAGGAACGGCGTCTGGCTTATGTGGGCATTACCCGTGCACAGAAAGAACTGACGTTCACCCTGTGCCGCGAGCGGCGTCAATATGGCGAGTTGATACGCCCGGAGCCGAGCCGTTTTCTGCTGGAACTGCCGCAGGATGATGTGATTTGGGAAACAGAACGCAAAGTCACCAGTCCACAGGAGCGGATGCAGAAGGGGCAGAACCATTTGGCCAATTTACGCGCTCAACTGGCGAAGGCCAGAGATAAAAACTGA
- a CDS encoding glycosyl hydrolase family 28 protein, with protein MKIITFSRRHVLASITSIFLLSIPALTEASTVQAPQKLQIPTLSYDDHSVVLAWDAPEDTTNITDYQIYQNGQLIGLASQNNDKNSPAKPYITAFYKNDTANFHHRIVMQNAKIDGLKANTNYQFTVRAVYADGTTSADSNPVTVTTTAIPKVITITQYGAKGDGTTLNTSAIQKAIDACPTGCRIDVPAGVFKTGALWLKSDMTLNLLQGATLLGSDNSADYPDTYKIYSYSSQMRPASLINAIDKTSSAVGILQNIRITGKGIIDGNGWQRSADAKDELGKNLPQYVKSDNSKVSKDGILAKNQVAAAIATGMDAKTAYSQHRSSLITLRGVKNAYIADVTIRNPANHGVMFLESQNVVENGVIHQTFNANNGDGVEFGNSQNIMVFNSVFDTGDDSINFAAGMGQSAQYQKPTQHAWLFNNYFRHGHGAVVLGSHTGAGIIDVLAENNVINQNDIGLRAKSAPAIGGGAHGIVFRNSAMKNLARQAIIVTLSYADNNGTIDYTPATVPARFYDFTVKNVTVQDGIGSSPAIEISGDDGKNIWQSQFTFSNIKFSSVMPTAISDLTDSQFNNLTFSNLCSGTSPWKFGKVKNVSVDGKIVTP; from the coding sequence ATGAAAATCATCACATTTTCCCGACGCCATGTTCTGGCATCAATAACGTCGATATTCCTGCTCAGCATCCCAGCGCTGACAGAGGCCAGCACTGTTCAGGCACCACAAAAACTACAGATTCCAACATTGTCTTATGATGACCACAGCGTGGTGCTGGCGTGGGACGCACCGGAAGATACGACCAACATCACCGACTACCAGATTTACCAGAACGGCCAGCTCATCGGGCTAGCCAGTCAAAACAACGACAAAAACTCGCCAGCTAAGCCATACATCACTGCGTTTTACAAAAATGATACAGCCAATTTTCACCACCGGATTGTAATGCAAAACGCCAAAATCGACGGCTTGAAAGCCAACACCAACTACCAGTTCACTGTTCGGGCAGTGTATGCCGACGGCACGACCTCTGCTGACAGTAACCCGGTCACTGTCACTACCACAGCTATACCGAAAGTGATCACCATTACTCAGTACGGCGCGAAAGGCGACGGCACCACGCTCAATACCAGCGCAATTCAGAAAGCGATTGACGCCTGCCCAACCGGTTGCCGCATCGACGTCCCGGCAGGGGTTTTCAAAACCGGTGCATTGTGGCTGAAAAGCGACATGACGCTGAATCTGTTGCAGGGTGCGACGCTGTTAGGGTCGGATAATTCGGCCGATTATCCCGACACCTACAAGATTTACAGTTACTCATCCCAGATGCGCCCGGCTTCGCTGATTAATGCCATCGATAAAACCAGCTCTGCTGTCGGGATACTCCAGAACATCCGCATCACCGGCAAAGGGATTATCGACGGCAACGGCTGGCAGCGTAGCGCTGACGCTAAAGACGAACTGGGCAAAAACCTGCCGCAGTACGTAAAAAGTGATAACAGCAAGGTTAGCAAAGACGGCATTCTGGCGAAAAACCAGGTAGCAGCGGCTATCGCTACCGGCATGGACGCCAAAACTGCCTACAGCCAGCACCGTTCAAGCCTGATTACCCTACGCGGCGTTAAAAACGCCTACATCGCTGATGTCACCATTCGTAACCCGGCCAACCATGGCGTGATGTTCCTGGAAAGCCAAAATGTGGTGGAAAACGGCGTTATTCATCAGACTTTCAATGCCAACAATGGCGACGGCGTCGAATTTGGCAATAGCCAAAACATTATGGTATTCAACAGCGTGTTTGATACCGGTGACGACAGCATCAATTTCGCCGCCGGTATGGGCCAGTCTGCGCAATACCAGAAGCCGACACAACACGCCTGGCTATTCAACAACTATTTCCGTCATGGGCACGGCGCAGTGGTGTTAGGCAGCCACACCGGTGCAGGCATTATCGATGTCCTGGCGGAAAACAACGTAATTAACCAGAACGACATTGGCTTGCGAGCCAAGAGCGCTCCCGCCATCGGTGGTGGCGCGCATGGCATCGTATTCCGCAATAGCGCCATGAAAAACCTTGCCAGGCAGGCCATTATCGTGACATTAAGTTACGCCGACAACAACGGCACCATCGACTACACTCCCGCCACTGTGCCTGCACGTTTCTATGACTTCACCGTCAAGAACGTTACTGTGCAGGATGGTATCGGCTCAAGCCCGGCCATTGAGATAAGTGGTGACGACGGCAAAAACATCTGGCAAAGCCAGTTCACCTTCAGCAACATCAAGTTCAGCAGTGTGATGCCCACCGCGATAAGCGACCTGACCGACAGTCAGTTCAATAACCTGACGTTCAGCAATCTGTGCAGTGGCACATCGCCGTGGAAATTCGGTAAGGTGAAAAACGTTAGCGTGGACGGCAAAATCGTCACTCCCTGA
- the ppx gene encoding exopolyphosphatase has product MLSASSFYAAIDLGSNSFHMLVAREVAGSVQTLARIKRKVRLAAGLDANNRLSPEAMQRGWHCLALFSERLQDIPAQQVRVVATATLRLATNADEFLERAQQILGLPIQVISGEEEARLIYQGVAHTTGGPEQRLVVDIGGGSTELATGIGARHTQLFSLPMGCVTWLERYFADRDLTQAHFDQAEQAAREMIRPVKDILRQQGWQICVGASGTVQALQEIMVAQGMDEYITLSKLRQLKQRAIQCSKLEELEIEGLTLERALVFPSGLSILLAIFQELEIDSMTLAGGALREGLVYGMLHLPIEQDIRHRTLQNLQRRYLLDSEQAQRVRLLADNFLQQVARDWQLDGRCRELLGSVCLIHEIGLSVDFRQAPLHAAYLVRNSDLPGFTPAQKKLLATLLQNQSNTIDPIPLTQQNALQVNLAQRLCRLLRLAIIFASRRRDDTLPAVRLRVEGESLRVILPTGWLDQHPLRAETLSQESLWQSYVHWPLIIEEHTI; this is encoded by the coding sequence ATGCTGAGCGCTTCTTCTTTTTATGCCGCTATCGATTTAGGGTCCAATAGCTTTCATATGCTGGTGGCGCGTGAGGTAGCGGGCAGTGTACAAACGCTGGCTCGTATCAAGCGCAAAGTCCGTCTGGCAGCCGGGCTGGATGCTAATAACCGCCTCTCACCAGAGGCAATGCAGCGCGGCTGGCACTGTCTGGCACTATTTTCCGAACGGTTGCAGGATATTCCGGCGCAACAGGTTCGCGTGGTAGCGACGGCAACGCTGAGACTGGCCACTAACGCTGACGAATTCCTTGAACGAGCCCAACAGATTCTGGGTCTGCCGATTCAGGTTATCAGCGGCGAAGAAGAAGCACGACTCATCTATCAGGGTGTCGCTCATACCACCGGCGGGCCGGAACAACGACTGGTAGTGGATATCGGCGGTGGCAGCACCGAGCTGGCAACCGGCATCGGTGCCCGTCATACTCAGTTATTCAGCCTGCCAATGGGCTGCGTCACCTGGCTGGAACGCTATTTCGCTGATCGTGACCTGACTCAGGCCCATTTTGATCAGGCTGAACAGGCCGCCCGCGAGATGATACGCCCGGTGAAAGACATTCTGCGCCAGCAAGGGTGGCAGATTTGCGTCGGCGCGTCCGGCACAGTACAGGCGCTACAGGAAATCATGGTGGCGCAGGGAATGGACGAATACATCACCCTTAGCAAACTGCGCCAACTCAAGCAACGCGCCATCCAGTGCAGCAAACTGGAAGAGCTTGAAATTGAAGGGCTGACGCTGGAACGGGCACTGGTGTTTCCCAGTGGCTTGTCTATCCTGCTGGCCATCTTTCAGGAACTGGAAATCGACTCCATGACGCTGGCAGGCGGCGCGTTGCGCGAAGGGCTGGTCTACGGCATGTTGCATTTGCCGATTGAGCAAGACATTCGCCACCGCACGCTGCAAAACCTGCAACGCCGCTATCTGCTGGATAGCGAACAAGCACAGCGAGTCAGGTTGCTGGCGGACAATTTCCTGCAACAGGTCGCGCGTGATTGGCAACTGGATGGCCGATGTCGGGAATTACTGGGCAGCGTCTGTCTGATTCACGAAATCGGCCTGAGCGTCGATTTTCGTCAGGCACCATTACATGCAGCGTATCTGGTTCGCAACAGCGACCTGCCCGGCTTTACTCCCGCCCAGAAAAAATTACTGGCGACACTGCTGCAAAACCAGAGCAACACCATCGATCCTATCCCGCTGACACAACAAAACGCGCTACAGGTTAATCTGGCGCAGCGGCTTTGCCGTCTGCTGCGTCTGGCAATCATCTTTGCCAGCCGCCGCCGCGACGACACCCTGCCAGCAGTCAGGTTGCGGGTAGAGGGTGAAAGCTTGCGCGTCATTCTACCTACCGGCTGGCTTGACCAACATCCCTTAAGAGCTGAAACCCTGTCGCAAGAGAGCCTGTGGCAAAGTTATGTGCACTGGCCACTTATCATTGAAGAACACACCATCTGA
- the rhlB gene encoding ATP-dependent RNA helicase RhlB, protein MSKTHLTEQKFSDFALHPQVIEALENKGFYNCTPIQALALPLALSGRDVAGQAQTGTGKTLAFLASTFHYLLTHPAPAERQTNQPRALIMAPTRELAVQIYTDAEALAKATGLRLGLAYGGDGYDKQLKVLEDGVDILIGTTGRLIDYTKQNHVHMGAIQVVVLDEADRMYDLGFIKDIRWLFRRMPPANQRLNMLFSATLSYRVRELAFEQMNNAEYVEVEPEQKTGHRIKEELFYPSNEEKMRLLQTLIEEEWPDRCIIFANTKHRCEDIWGHLAADGHRVGLLTGDVAQKKRLRILEEFTQGHLDILVATDVAARGLHIPSVTHVFNYDLPDDCEDYVHRIGRTGRAGASGYSISLACEEYALNLPAIEDYIGHRIPVSKYSSEALLADLPEPKRLSRPRSSGGPRRPGAPRRSGAPRSNRKRPG, encoded by the coding sequence ATGAGCAAAACACATTTAACCGAACAGAAGTTTTCCGACTTCGCACTGCATCCGCAGGTTATTGAAGCACTTGAAAATAAAGGCTTTTATAACTGCACACCCATTCAGGCGCTGGCATTACCGCTGGCGCTGTCAGGCCGTGACGTGGCGGGCCAGGCGCAAACCGGAACAGGCAAGACGCTGGCATTTCTGGCGTCTACATTTCATTATTTGCTGACTCACCCCGCCCCCGCCGAACGCCAGACCAACCAACCCCGTGCACTGATCATGGCGCCGACCCGTGAACTGGCGGTACAGATCTATACCGATGCCGAAGCACTGGCGAAGGCGACTGGTCTGCGACTGGGGCTAGCTTACGGTGGCGACGGCTACGACAAGCAGCTAAAAGTGCTGGAAGACGGCGTCGATATTCTTATCGGTACCACCGGTCGTTTAATCGATTACACCAAGCAGAACCATGTCCATATGGGCGCTATTCAGGTAGTGGTGCTGGATGAGGCTGATCGCATGTACGATCTTGGCTTTATCAAAGATATCCGCTGGTTGTTCCGCCGTATGCCGCCGGCTAATCAACGTCTGAACATGCTGTTTTCCGCCACCTTATCCTACCGCGTGCGTGAACTGGCGTTTGAGCAGATGAACAACGCCGAATACGTCGAGGTGGAACCGGAGCAAAAAACCGGTCATCGCATCAAGGAAGAGCTGTTTTATCCTTCCAATGAAGAGAAGATGCGGCTGCTGCAAACGTTGATCGAAGAAGAGTGGCCAGATCGCTGCATCATCTTTGCCAACACAAAACACCGTTGTGAAGACATCTGGGGCCATCTGGCCGCAGACGGCCATCGTGTCGGCCTGCTGACCGGCGATGTGGCGCAGAAAAAGCGGCTGCGCATACTCGAAGAGTTCACTCAGGGTCATCTGGATATTCTGGTGGCGACCGATGTGGCGGCGCGAGGTCTGCATATTCCGTCCGTGACCCACGTGTTCAACTACGACTTACCTGATGATTGCGAAGACTACGTACACCGTATCGGTCGTACCGGTCGTGCTGGCGCCAGCGGCTATTCCATTAGCCTGGCCTGCGAAGAGTACGCACTGAATCTGCCAGCGATTGAAGATTATATCGGCCACCGTATTCCGGTGAGCAAATACAGCAGCGAAGCCTTGCTGGCTGACCTGCCGGAGCCAAAACGTCTGAGCCGCCCGCGCTCCAGCGGTGGCCCACGCCGACCCGGCGCGCCTCGCCGTAGCGGTGCGCCCCGCAGCAATCGAAAACGACCGGGTTGA
- the trxA gene encoding thioredoxin TrxA: MSDKIIHLTDDSFEVDVLQSGHVTLVDFWADWCGPCKMIAPILDEIADEYDGKLTIAKLNIDENPATAPKYGIRGIPTLLLFKNGEVAATKVGALSKGQLKEFLNANL, encoded by the coding sequence ATGAGCGATAAAATTATTCATCTGACGGACGACAGCTTTGAGGTGGACGTATTGCAGTCCGGGCATGTGACACTGGTTGATTTCTGGGCTGACTGGTGTGGTCCTTGTAAAATGATTGCTCCGATTCTGGATGAGATCGCCGATGAGTATGATGGCAAACTGACGATTGCCAAACTTAACATTGATGAGAACCCGGCTACTGCGCCGAAATACGGTATCCGTGGTATCCCGACGCTGCTGCTGTTTAAGAATGGCGAAGTTGCCGCTACTAAAGTGGGCGCGCTGTCCAAAGGGCAATTGAAAGAGTTTCTGAACGCCAATCTGTAA
- the rho gene encoding transcription termination factor Rho codes for MNLTELKNTPVSELITLGENMGLENLARMRKQDIIFAILKQHAKSGEDIFGDGVLEILQDGFGFLRSADSSYLAGPDDIYVSPSQIRRFNLRTGDTISGKIRPPKEGERYFALLKVNEVNYDKPENARSKILFENLTPLHANSRLRMERGNGSTEDLTARVLDLAAPIGRGQRGLIVAPPKAGKTMLLQNIAQSIAYNHPDCVLMVLLIDERPEEVTEMQRLVKGEVVASTFDEPASRHVQVAEMVIEKAKRLVEHKKDVIILLDSITRLARAYNTVVPASGKVLTGGVDANALHRPKRFFGAARNVEEGGSLTIIATALIDTGSKMDEVIYEEFKGTGNMELHLSRKIAEKRVFPAIDYNRSGTRKEELLTTSEELQKMWILRKIIHPMGEIDAMEFLINKLAMTKTNDEFFDMMKRS; via the coding sequence ATGAATCTTACCGAATTAAAAAATACGCCAGTATCTGAGTTGATTACTCTTGGCGAGAATATGGGGCTGGAGAATCTGGCTCGTATGCGTAAACAGGATATTATTTTCGCTATCCTTAAGCAGCACGCAAAAAGTGGTGAAGACATCTTTGGCGATGGCGTACTGGAAATATTGCAGGATGGTTTTGGTTTCCTCCGTTCCGCAGACAGTTCCTACCTCGCCGGCCCTGATGATATCTACGTTTCCCCTAGCCAAATCCGACGCTTCAACCTCCGCACTGGCGATACTATTTCCGGTAAGATTCGTCCTCCGAAAGAGGGTGAGCGCTATTTTGCACTGCTGAAGGTCAACGAAGTCAACTACGACAAACCGGAAAATGCCCGTAGCAAAATCCTGTTTGAAAACCTGACGCCGCTACATGCTAATTCGCGTCTGCGTATGGAGCGCGGTAACGGCTCTACTGAAGACCTGACGGCTCGTGTGCTGGATCTGGCTGCGCCGATTGGTCGTGGACAGCGTGGTTTGATCGTGGCACCGCCGAAAGCCGGTAAAACCATGTTGCTGCAAAATATCGCTCAAAGCATCGCTTACAACCATCCTGATTGTGTATTGATGGTGCTGCTGATTGACGAACGTCCGGAAGAAGTGACGGAAATGCAGCGTTTGGTGAAAGGGGAAGTGGTGGCGTCAACCTTTGACGAACCGGCTTCTCGCCATGTTCAGGTTGCCGAAATGGTGATCGAGAAAGCCAAACGTCTGGTTGAGCACAAGAAGGACGTCATTATCCTGCTGGACTCTATCACTCGTCTGGCGCGTGCTTACAACACCGTGGTACCGGCGTCCGGCAAGGTGCTGACCGGGGGGGTTGACGCTAACGCCCTGCATCGTCCGAAGCGTTTCTTCGGTGCGGCCCGTAACGTCGAAGAAGGCGGCAGCCTGACTATCATCGCCACTGCGCTTATTGATACCGGTTCGAAGATGGACGAAGTGATTTACGAAGAGTTCAAGGGCACCGGTAATATGGAATTGCACCTGTCTCGTAAGATTGCAGAGAAACGAGTGTTCCCAGCCATCGACTACAATCGTTCTGGTACTCGTAAGGAAGAGCTGTTGACCACGTCTGAAGAGCTGCAGAAGATGTGGATTCTGCGCAAGATCATCCATCCGATGGGCGAGATCGATGCGATGGAGTTCCTTATCAACAAGCTGGCGATGACCAAAACCAACGACGAGTTCTTCGATATGATGAAACGCTCCTAA
- the wzzE gene encoding ECA polysaccharide chain length modulation protein yields MKRETLPQAMPLDDELDVRLLCQVLWQGKVWVVGFAVLFALLALVYSWLVQPVWRTSAVTDKPAAAMLSSFFEQQQWLHSLDASETIFDGNAIVEDAYTEFTMQAAAYDTRREFWLQSPYYREHRKGDDKADAILLDSLIDDIQFMPRDVAKKTNDTLKLAADNPQDASNLLRQYVQFANQRAVNHLNQNLAGNWAARIRFERILLQREETVARAAYDQELKRVTQALAIARQQGITEPKGEDLSDSALFLQGDSWLQARLDMLKANGPEFDADYAPRQSVLTMLEAGPVLADRFQTYRYLHTPEEPVQRDSPRRGFLVLMGSFIGLLVGAGLVLVRRSI; encoded by the coding sequence ATGAAACGGGAAACACTCCCTCAGGCGATGCCGCTGGATGATGAACTGGATGTTCGCCTGCTTTGTCAGGTGCTCTGGCAGGGAAAAGTTTGGGTTGTCGGTTTTGCGGTGCTATTTGCGCTGCTGGCGTTGGTTTATTCCTGGCTGGTACAGCCGGTGTGGCGTACCAGCGCGGTTACCGATAAACCGGCGGCAGCCATGTTGTCGTCGTTCTTTGAACAGCAACAGTGGCTACATTCGCTGGATGCGTCGGAAACCATATTTGATGGTAACGCGATTGTGGAAGATGCCTATACCGAATTCACGATGCAGGCCGCCGCTTACGATACCCGGCGTGAGTTCTGGCTACAGTCGCCTTATTACCGCGAACATCGCAAAGGCGACGACAAGGCGGATGCCATTTTGCTGGATTCTCTGATCGACGATATTCAGTTTATGCCGCGTGATGTTGCAAAAAAAACCAACGATACCCTCAAATTGGCCGCTGATAATCCGCAAGATGCCAGTAATCTGTTACGGCAATATGTGCAATTCGCTAACCAGCGTGCCGTTAATCACCTTAATCAGAATCTGGCCGGAAACTGGGCAGCGCGTATCCGATTTGAGCGCATTTTGCTGCAACGAGAAGAGACGGTCGCGCGTGCTGCTTATGATCAGGAGCTAAAGCGTGTGACACAAGCGCTCGCGATTGCCCGCCAGCAAGGGATTACTGAGCCGAAAGGCGAGGATCTGTCTGATTCGGCGCTGTTTTTACAGGGGGATTCCTGGTTACAGGCGCGTCTGGACATGTTGAAGGCGAATGGGCCGGAATTTGACGCCGATTACGCGCCACGTCAGTCGGTTCTGACGATGCTGGAAGCCGGTCCGGTGCTGGCAGACCGCTTTCAGACGTACCGCTATCTGCATACGCCGGAAGAGCCGGTTCAGCGCGACAGTCCGCGCCGCGGTTTTCTGGTGCTGATGGGGAGCTTCATTGGCCTGCTGGTGGGCGCTGGTCTGGTGCTGGTGCGTCGCTCCATCTGA
- the wecB gene encoding non-hydrolyzing UDP-N-acetylglucosamine 2-epimerase, with protein sequence MKVLTVFGTRPEAIKMAPIIRAMAQDAFFESRVCVTAQHRDMLDQVLSLFEIMPDYDLNIMQPDQGLVEISSRILSGLGSVLTQFQPDLLLVHGDTTTTLMASLAAFYHRIPVAHVEAGLRTGKLTSPWPEEANRLLTGHIATYHFAPTITARQNLRREQVPASRIWVTGNSVIDALFWVRDRITHDGELHAQLQEKYAFLEPERKIILVTSHRRESFGAGMERICHALAVLAQHHPDIQIVYPVHRNPNVLEPVQRILSGIDNVFLITPQDYLPFVYLMHRAWLILTDSGGIQEEAPSLGKPVLVMRETTERPEALAAGTVRLVGTDTATIIREVSRLLADASIYQAMSYAHNPYGDGLASQRILSVLKNTG encoded by the coding sequence GTGAAAGTCTTGACGGTTTTTGGCACTCGCCCTGAAGCGATAAAAATGGCGCCCATAATAAGGGCGATGGCTCAGGATGCTTTCTTTGAATCCCGCGTTTGTGTGACAGCACAGCACCGTGACATGCTTGATCAGGTGCTGAGCCTGTTTGAGATTATGCCGGACTACGACCTCAATATAATGCAGCCGGATCAGGGGTTGGTGGAGATTTCTTCACGTATTCTCTCTGGTCTGGGGTCGGTGTTGACCCAGTTCCAGCCTGACCTGCTGCTGGTGCATGGCGATACCACCACCACCCTGATGGCGAGTCTGGCGGCGTTCTACCATCGTATTCCGGTTGCCCATGTCGAAGCCGGACTACGTACCGGCAAGCTGACATCCCCCTGGCCGGAAGAGGCTAATCGTCTACTGACCGGGCATATAGCTACCTATCACTTTGCACCAACGATCACGGCGCGGCAGAATTTGCGGCGGGAACAGGTTCCGGCTTCCCGTATCTGGGTAACAGGCAATTCGGTGATTGACGCCTTGTTCTGGGTTCGGGATCGGATTACTCATGATGGTGAATTGCACGCGCAATTGCAGGAGAAGTACGCCTTTCTGGAACCGGAACGAAAAATAATTTTGGTTACCAGCCATCGGCGGGAGAGCTTTGGCGCGGGGATGGAACGAATTTGTCACGCGCTGGCGGTACTCGCTCAACATCATCCGGATATCCAAATTGTCTATCCGGTACACCGAAATCCCAACGTGCTGGAGCCGGTTCAACGTATTCTCAGCGGCATTGATAACGTGTTTTTGATAACGCCGCAGGACTATTTGCCTTTTGTCTATCTGATGCATCGCGCCTGGCTGATCCTGACGGATTCCGGGGGAATTCAGGAAGAGGCGCCTTCGCTCGGAAAACCTGTGCTGGTGATGCGCGAGACTACCGAAAGGCCAGAAGCGCTGGCCGCTGGTACCGTGCGGTTGGTGGGAACCGATACTGCGACTATCATCCGAGAGGTTTCCCGCCTGCTGGCAGATGCGTCTATTTATCAGGCAATGAGCTATGCGCATAACCCCTATGGCGACGGGTTAGCCAGCCAGCGAATTCTTTCTGTTTTGAAAAACACCGGGTAA